A section of the Spirosoma pollinicola genome encodes:
- a CDS encoding M50 family metallopeptidase: protein MLPLQTTTYQLEAIEQAGPERYYLLTIHGASYKIGELIYLIVDGLARQLTYQEIGSLLNASLNEDRFSAQDVATVVQNKLTPMGLFGTSDTAAPKATPTGAIAFRRRLLAFEQYEWLLRLVKYAFSPAVFFSVLGLALLANVFLMRELMALEHYVTSYTSQLTATGECGRGATYLLFFYPAVLFILISHELGHAAASYRFGVKPKEIGIGLYLIFPVLYADVTEIWRLNKTKRVIVNLGGFYVQLLINLLLIWFLVSNFGNADRITISRYLIQLNVAMMVINTIPFIKLDGYWLYSDLFSLPNLQRQASVCLMAAGSVLFPRWIRRPNLESINVRNPYLIFYTVGRYVFLLSLVWWGGQYLVDKMVMYPRLIGAAINECTLCTVEPLLKTTLTFCLFGVPATRSLAPAYHWVKRFRQLRS from the coding sequence ATGCTTCCCCTCCAGACAACTACCTATCAACTCGAAGCCATTGAGCAGGCTGGTCCCGAACGCTATTACCTGCTGACAATACACGGGGCTTCGTATAAAATCGGCGAACTAATTTATCTGATCGTAGATGGATTGGCGCGTCAACTGACTTACCAGGAAATTGGTTCGCTGCTGAACGCCAGCCTCAACGAGGATCGGTTTTCGGCTCAGGATGTGGCCACTGTGGTACAGAACAAGCTGACTCCAATGGGGCTGTTTGGTACATCGGACACGGCCGCACCGAAGGCCACACCGACAGGGGCCATTGCGTTCCGCCGGCGGCTACTGGCTTTCGAACAGTACGAATGGTTATTGCGGCTGGTGAAGTATGCGTTTTCACCTGCCGTATTTTTCTCCGTTCTGGGCCTGGCTCTGCTGGCCAACGTGTTTCTAATGAGGGAATTAATGGCCCTCGAACATTACGTAACTTCATACACAAGCCAGCTCACCGCCACGGGCGAATGTGGGCGGGGCGCTACCTATCTGCTATTTTTTTATCCGGCGGTGCTGTTCATCCTCATCAGTCATGAGCTGGGCCACGCAGCAGCCAGCTACCGTTTTGGCGTTAAACCTAAAGAAATTGGCATTGGCCTCTATTTGATATTTCCTGTTCTGTATGCGGACGTGACCGAGATTTGGCGACTGAATAAAACCAAACGGGTAATCGTCAACTTGGGCGGTTTTTACGTTCAACTGCTTATCAATCTACTGTTGATCTGGTTTTTGGTTAGCAATTTCGGCAACGCTGACCGGATCACGATTAGCCGCTACCTGATCCAGCTGAACGTGGCTATGATGGTCATCAATACCATTCCGTTCATCAAACTCGATGGTTACTGGCTTTACAGCGACCTGTTTTCCCTACCCAATTTGCAGCGGCAGGCCAGCGTATGCCTGATGGCTGCCGGATCGGTTCTGTTTCCCCGCTGGATTCGCAGACCAAATCTGGAATCGATTAACGTCAGGAATCCCTACCTGATTTTCTACACGGTCGGCCGCTATGTATTTCTACTTTCTTTGGTGTGGTGGGGTGGGCAGTATTTGGTCGACAAGATGGTCATGTACCCCCGCCTGATAGGGGCCGCTATCAACGAGTGTACACTCTGCACGGTAGAACCTTTGCTCAAAACTACGCTCACATTCTGCCTTTTCGGCGTTCCGGCCACCCGCTCGCTCGCACCGGCCTATCACTGGGTAAAGCGATTCCGGCAGCTGCGTTCCTGA
- a CDS encoding TonB-dependent receptor encodes MKHSLFVRTGYGLLLAGLLSSAVAGQVLIQGVVVDAQQTPLANANVRVLNSYDGTSTETDGTFKFNTNQQGIITVVAQSIGYADQQLTLQPGETIRPLRLVLAERSQMLDAVTVLTKKTNFLATQGLNSLRPLEIRAMGGANADIGNAIRALPGVQATSDATGLFVRGGSADETRVYVDGLTVNNFFYTGSPDVSQRSRYAPELFKGTSFSTGGYSALYGQAMSSALILESNTVASRSTVGGSIGTTGGNFDYNRVLRADRASVGVQLNYTNLGPYYNTIPQRRSFGRSPEQVDLLMNGKYKLSNGGLIKVLFSLGTNKLQFKDQSFARPTQYGLLSRNAYTNVTYTGSMGAYWTINAGAAITLTHNRYSRDSLLSASDTDWTSNTRTLDLNTYTSRLVARRPLGGSADLYIGAEHTATSISSVYAQQDGRSYRLRADDQYGAFFVESNISLSRSLQLRAGLRAEASSLVRDAALSPRLTLTYALRKHLNLTGSFGQFYQEPTADYLLQQAGKLSFQRATHFILSGQYANVNKLFRVEFYQKQYSHLLRTTPDTSTTGMGYARGFDIMWKEDGRIKNVNYWVSYSYLDTKRQYLSYPSLARPGFAAPHTLNMVVNVLLPTVPLNIGLTYVAASGRSYYNPNQSETKFMTNYTPAYHNVGLTVAYLSHFFRANSTLAFSVSNLLGSQQIFGYRYNSPTERVAITPLATRFFYLGLFLNWGTAGRAKTTTPFLPN; translated from the coding sequence ATGAAACACTCCCTATTCGTTCGCACCGGCTATGGTCTGCTACTAGCCGGACTACTATCTTCAGCCGTTGCTGGTCAGGTACTTATCCAGGGTGTGGTCGTAGATGCCCAGCAAACCCCTTTAGCCAACGCTAACGTCAGGGTCCTCAACAGTTATGACGGAACTTCGACCGAAACGGATGGTACGTTTAAGTTCAATACGAACCAGCAGGGGATCATTACGGTGGTCGCACAGTCGATTGGGTACGCCGATCAGCAACTGACTCTCCAACCCGGTGAGACAATCCGCCCGCTGCGACTGGTGCTGGCCGAACGGAGCCAGATGCTCGACGCGGTGACGGTACTGACCAAGAAAACCAATTTTCTGGCTACTCAGGGTCTGAATAGCCTTCGGCCCCTCGAAATTCGAGCCATGGGCGGAGCGAACGCCGACATTGGTAACGCGATCCGGGCCTTGCCAGGGGTTCAGGCCACCAGCGATGCAACAGGGCTGTTCGTGCGCGGTGGTTCAGCCGACGAAACGCGGGTCTATGTCGATGGGTTGACGGTCAATAATTTCTTCTACACGGGCAGCCCCGATGTGTCTCAACGAAGCCGGTACGCCCCTGAACTCTTTAAAGGTACATCCTTTAGTACGGGAGGCTATTCAGCTCTGTATGGCCAGGCGATGTCGTCGGCCCTGATCCTTGAGTCTAATACCGTTGCCAGTCGCTCCACCGTGGGCGGCAGTATAGGCACAACGGGTGGCAACTTCGACTACAACCGGGTACTCAGAGCCGACCGGGCTTCTGTAGGTGTCCAGCTGAATTACACCAACCTCGGGCCGTACTACAACACAATTCCGCAACGGCGTTCATTTGGTCGCAGCCCCGAGCAGGTCGATCTACTTATGAACGGGAAGTATAAGTTATCAAACGGCGGGCTAATTAAGGTTCTTTTTAGCCTGGGAACCAACAAGTTGCAATTCAAGGATCAATCGTTTGCCCGACCCACGCAGTATGGCTTGCTTAGCCGGAACGCCTACACCAATGTGACATACACCGGTAGTATGGGAGCCTACTGGACCATCAACGCGGGGGCGGCCATTACCCTTACCCACAATCGGTACAGCCGGGACTCGCTGCTCTCTGCCAGCGACACCGACTGGACCAGCAACACCCGGACGCTCGACCTGAACACCTATACCAGTCGATTAGTAGCCCGGCGACCATTGGGCGGGTCGGCAGATCTGTATATCGGAGCTGAACACACCGCCACCAGCATCAGCAGCGTATATGCCCAGCAGGATGGCCGGAGTTACAGGCTTCGGGCCGATGACCAGTATGGCGCCTTTTTTGTTGAAAGCAACATTAGTCTAAGTCGTTCGCTGCAACTGCGGGCGGGGTTGCGTGCTGAGGCTTCCAGCCTGGTTAGAGACGCAGCCCTGTCGCCCCGGCTAACGCTAACCTACGCGTTGAGAAAACACCTGAACCTGACGGGTAGTTTCGGGCAGTTTTACCAGGAACCTACCGCCGACTATCTGCTTCAGCAGGCCGGAAAGCTATCGTTCCAGCGAGCTACTCACTTCATTCTGAGCGGTCAGTACGCAAACGTCAACAAACTTTTTCGCGTAGAATTTTACCAGAAGCAGTACAGCCATCTGCTCCGTACCACGCCCGATACCAGCACAACCGGCATGGGTTACGCGCGGGGTTTCGATATTATGTGGAAAGAAGACGGCCGAATCAAAAATGTCAACTACTGGGTATCCTATTCGTACCTGGATACCAAACGGCAGTACCTGAGTTACCCATCGTTGGCACGGCCTGGTTTTGCCGCCCCGCATACATTGAATATGGTAGTCAACGTCCTGCTGCCGACCGTGCCACTCAACATTGGGCTAACCTATGTTGCAGCCTCCGGGCGATCGTACTACAATCCGAACCAGAGCGAAACCAAATTCATGACCAATTACACACCTGCTTACCATAATGTTGGCCTGACTGTAGCTTATCTAAGTCATTTCTTCCGGGCGAACTCAACGTTGGCTTTTTCGGTGAGCAACCTATTGGGCAGTCAGCAAATTTTCGGGTACCGCTACAATAGTCCTACCGAGCGCGTAGCCATCACCCCTCTCGCTACACGATTCTTTTATCTCGGTCTCTTCCTGAACTGGGGTACGGCTGGCCGTGCTAAAACAACTACGCCGTTCCTACCCAATTAA
- a CDS encoding thioesterase II family protein, producing the protein MEPLFVYSFPFAAGSRYSYHPLVQTSPDWLRWIPLDYAGRGRRLFEPPMTVLTDIVTDLKTQILARPKTSFAFYGHSMGSLVAYLVTVELMREQQPLPQHLFLSGRSGACIPERQRHALQMSRDEMVAELQRMDGDLSLLLRNPKQFDRYEQVLRADMAALDSYQYVSISPDKLPMPATVFVGSADTCTPEQAQLWQEEFQEPVAVHVLAGGHFFIDSQAEAMIRIMTSDLCQNLLPLTIT; encoded by the coding sequence ATGGAACCTCTATTCGTATATAGTTTTCCGTTTGCCGCCGGTAGCCGCTACTCCTATCACCCGTTGGTGCAAACCTCTCCCGACTGGCTACGGTGGATACCGCTCGATTATGCGGGGCGGGGCCGGCGGTTGTTTGAGCCGCCCATGACGGTGCTGACCGACATTGTGACCGACCTGAAGACCCAGATTTTGGCCCGCCCCAAAACGTCCTTCGCTTTTTACGGACATAGTATGGGTAGTTTAGTGGCCTATCTGGTAACGGTGGAGTTGATGCGGGAGCAACAACCGCTGCCTCAACACCTGTTTTTGTCCGGTAGGAGCGGGGCCTGCATTCCCGAACGCCAGCGGCATGCCCTACAAATGAGCCGGGACGAGATGGTGGCGGAATTGCAGAGAATGGACGGTGATCTGTCGCTGCTCCTGCGCAATCCCAAACAATTTGATCGCTACGAGCAGGTGCTGCGGGCCGATATGGCCGCCCTGGACAGTTACCAGTACGTATCAATCAGCCCGGACAAGCTGCCCATGCCAGCCACCGTTTTTGTGGGTAGTGCCGACACCTGCACGCCTGAGCAGGCCCAGCTTTGGCAAGAGGAATTTCAGGAGCCAGTAGCGGTTCATGTCCTGGCGGGCGGGCACTTTTTCATCGACAGTCAGGCCGAAGCCATGATCCGGATTATGACCAGTGACCTGTGTCAGAATTTACTTCCCCTGACTATAACCTGA
- a CDS encoding class I adenylate-forming enzyme family protein, with the protein MASSLTTLPQSVRSKPALLSPPDRLAELLRYRNQLHPEDTAFIEHNQSVSYAELWQRVDQVQASFRRQQIGPGEVVALCSPNSLALCVAFLAALQHGAVPFVINYKLDVLGDLSALNVRHFLVSKSNSAARRYFKELPYFDQNAFNEQFDCYQNPYASLDPLTNTALLVTSSGSSGQAKVVQLTHHGTLANIQANVRALQLCSDDVTAIGLPIGYAYGLVGQLLSHLYVGATVLLLDSLFFLPSLTQAVSKYKVTNLFTVPPMIRQVNYLRSQNQFKGDFSSLRFVAVGGNRIESTSVKKAMELFGCPIIKTYGLAEAGPRVATNLITDLEAVTVESVGKPNDGVHIDVLDSAGQLVSPYQPGTICIRSPSVTLGYFNAPNRDTIRPGQAVITRDIGFVDEEGHLFILGRQGDQFVIGSRQYWFREVEGVLYARFAFLKISLQSIDDQVIVSVVAMRNYEVDLPSVQQHLRTVFGPEADTTFTLKLIQSNTLLNEK; encoded by the coding sequence ATGGCTTCCAGTCTGACTACTCTGCCCCAGAGTGTCCGGTCAAAACCGGCGCTCCTTTCTCCTCCCGACCGTCTGGCCGAACTATTACGGTATCGAAACCAACTGCATCCTGAGGATACGGCGTTTATTGAGCATAATCAATCGGTGTCCTACGCGGAGTTGTGGCAACGGGTAGATCAGGTTCAGGCCAGTTTTCGCAGGCAGCAGATTGGGCCCGGCGAAGTAGTGGCCCTCTGCTCGCCCAATAGTCTGGCCCTCTGTGTGGCTTTCCTCGCTGCGTTGCAGCATGGAGCTGTACCCTTCGTGATCAACTATAAACTGGATGTTCTGGGCGATTTGAGTGCGCTCAATGTCAGGCACTTCCTGGTATCGAAGTCGAATAGTGCCGCCCGGCGATACTTTAAAGAACTGCCCTACTTTGACCAGAATGCCTTCAATGAGCAGTTTGACTGCTACCAGAATCCGTATGCTTCACTGGACCCATTAACCAACACCGCGCTGCTGGTGACCAGTTCGGGCAGCAGCGGCCAGGCTAAAGTAGTGCAGCTAACCCACCACGGCACACTGGCCAACATCCAGGCCAATGTGCGCGCCCTGCAACTGTGTTCCGACGATGTGACCGCTATCGGGTTGCCCATCGGGTATGCTTACGGGCTGGTGGGGCAGTTGTTGAGCCACCTGTATGTGGGGGCTACGGTCCTGCTGCTGGACAGCTTGTTTTTCCTGCCGAGTCTGACACAGGCCGTCAGCAAGTACAAGGTAACCAACCTGTTCACGGTGCCCCCAATGATTCGGCAGGTGAACTATCTGCGCAGCCAGAACCAGTTCAAAGGCGATTTTTCGTCGCTGCGGTTTGTGGCGGTGGGAGGCAACCGGATCGAGAGTACCTCGGTCAAAAAGGCGATGGAACTCTTCGGCTGTCCGATTATTAAAACCTACGGACTGGCCGAAGCTGGCCCACGGGTGGCGACCAACTTGATTACCGATCTGGAAGCCGTTACGGTCGAGTCAGTGGGGAAACCCAACGATGGCGTGCACATTGATGTGCTGGACAGTGCCGGGCAACTGGTGTCACCTTACCAGCCAGGAACGATCTGCATCCGGAGTCCGTCAGTTACGCTGGGGTACTTCAACGCGCCCAACCGGGATACCATTCGACCCGGCCAGGCGGTCATCACCAGAGACATTGGTTTTGTCGATGAGGAAGGCCATTTATTTATCCTCGGTCGCCAGGGAGACCAGTTCGTTATCGGCTCCCGACAGTACTGGTTTCGGGAGGTAGAGGGTGTACTCTATGCTCGGTTTGCCTTCCTGAAAATATCGCTTCAGTCCATTGATGATCAAGTGATTGTGAGCGTGGTAGCGATGCGGAACTACGAGGTTGATCTACCCTCGGTACAGCAGCACTTACGAACGGTCTTCGGGCCGGAAGCTGACACGACGTTTACCCTTAAGCTAATTCAATCCAACACATTGCTCAATGAAAAATAA
- a CDS encoding NmrA family NAD(P)-binding protein: MSTTIVVAGGTGDLGGRIIHALRSKGANVRALVRASTDSAKLDTLKQQGVDVIQVDMTDIAELTQACTGASCVVSALQGLRDVIVDAQSSLLDAAVAAGVPHFVPSDFSSDFTKLTPGDNRNFDLRREFNTYLDTQKTIAGTSILNGAFAELLTYNIPFLDFKKKSVGYWESADWRVDFTTMDNTAAFTAAAAMDPSAPRILRIASFQINANELKAVAEETMKEPFTLVRLGSRDDLAAYNKRERAAHPEGEQEVYPNWQRSQYIQSMFSVQNEPLDNGRYPDIQWTSVQEVLAKRR, from the coding sequence ATGTCAACAACAATTGTCGTAGCCGGTGGTACCGGCGATCTCGGTGGCCGAATTATTCATGCTTTGCGTAGCAAAGGCGCCAACGTTCGTGCGCTGGTTCGCGCCAGTACCGATAGTGCTAAACTAGACACACTTAAACAACAAGGGGTTGACGTCATTCAGGTTGACATGACGGATATTGCCGAACTTACACAGGCGTGTACCGGAGCCTCCTGCGTTGTCTCGGCCTTACAGGGGTTGCGCGATGTTATTGTCGACGCCCAGTCAAGCCTGCTCGATGCGGCAGTGGCAGCAGGCGTTCCCCATTTTGTTCCGTCCGATTTTTCGAGCGACTTCACCAAACTTACCCCCGGCGACAACCGCAATTTCGACTTGCGACGGGAGTTCAATACATACCTGGATACCCAAAAAACCATTGCGGGAACGTCAATTCTTAACGGGGCTTTTGCCGAGTTATTAACCTATAATATTCCCTTTCTGGATTTCAAAAAGAAAAGCGTTGGGTATTGGGAGAGTGCCGACTGGCGGGTAGACTTCACGACGATGGATAACACAGCGGCCTTTACGGCAGCAGCCGCTATGGATCCATCGGCACCAAGAATTCTGCGCATAGCCAGCTTCCAGATCAATGCCAATGAACTGAAAGCGGTTGCAGAAGAGACTATGAAAGAGCCATTTACATTGGTTCGTCTGGGCAGTCGCGATGATCTGGCGGCCTACAACAAGCGTGAGCGGGCTGCGCATCCCGAAGGCGAGCAGGAAGTTTACCCAAACTGGCAACGAAGCCAGTATATCCAAAGCATGTTCAGCGTTCAAAACGAACCGCTCGACAACGGCCGTTACCCGGATATACAATGGACAAGTGTACAGGAGGTGCTGGCCAAACGCCGGTAG
- a CDS encoding 4'-phosphopantetheinyl transferase family protein, giving the protein MPSRTLYVYWAEHDPYLPPVPEDDLHLSVRVQQRWKRYRTLQQQNMSLLAKRLLFFGLQQLRWRVGGDLADFSYHPSGKPYLADLPVHFSLSHSKQVAVCVLSADMPVGVDVQEWLPVPPDSEGLFIVTDERQKVGSADRLALWSQKEAAYKAVGSDLGVSFSQFRFSEPQRVTCPQMTLELIPQFIRQGYICCLAVPSPDSLPLAPIQIAVERVLYPY; this is encoded by the coding sequence ATGCCATCCCGAACCCTGTACGTCTATTGGGCGGAACACGACCCATACCTCCCGCCGGTACCCGAAGATGATCTGCACCTGTCTGTTCGCGTGCAACAGCGGTGGAAGCGGTATCGGACGCTTCAGCAGCAAAATATGTCACTCCTCGCTAAACGACTGTTGTTCTTTGGATTACAGCAACTGCGGTGGCGGGTTGGGGGCGATCTAGCTGATTTCTCCTATCACCCCAGCGGCAAGCCCTACTTGGCCGATCTGCCTGTCCACTTTAGTCTGTCGCACTCTAAACAAGTAGCCGTTTGTGTGCTTTCAGCCGATATGCCGGTTGGCGTCGATGTGCAGGAGTGGCTGCCCGTACCACCCGACAGCGAAGGGCTATTCATCGTCACCGATGAACGGCAGAAAGTAGGGTCGGCCGACCGGCTGGCGCTTTGGTCTCAGAAAGAAGCAGCTTACAAGGCCGTTGGCAGCGACTTAGGGGTTTCGTTCAGCCAGTTTCGCTTCAGCGAACCCCAACGGGTGACGTGTCCACAGATGACGCTGGAGCTGATTCCGCAGTTTATTCGCCAGGGATACATCTGTTGCCTGGCCGTCCCGTCGCCTGATTCACTGCCTCTGGCTCCAATTCAGATTGCCGTCGAACGGGTGTTATATCCTTACTGA
- a CDS encoding acyl carrier protein has product MFELETIKNQIRVIVTQVLQVDAATVELDDNTPFFGTDEHPGLIQDSLAILEIASQLADAFGLMPSDLGEEAFLNLETLSQCVFTKVNQAELV; this is encoded by the coding sequence ATGTTTGAATTAGAAACCATCAAAAACCAGATCCGCGTCATTGTGACGCAAGTTTTGCAAGTGGATGCTGCCACCGTAGAGCTGGACGACAACACCCCTTTCTTTGGCACGGATGAGCATCCGGGTCTCATTCAGGACTCGCTGGCCATCCTGGAGATTGCCTCCCAGCTGGCCGACGCCTTCGGACTGATGCCATCCGATCTGGGCGAGGAAGCCTTCCTCAACCTGGAAACGCTTAGCCAGTGCGTGTTCACGAAAGTGAACCAGGCCGAGCTGGTTTAA
- a CDS encoding helix-turn-helix domain-containing protein — MSRPKRCISLSDTEKLTLQEAIKNHPKYEFRRACQALLWSHKGFSAKEVAGHTEVSQHSVGKWLSAWQELGLVGLMRQKGQGRKPLAS, encoded by the coding sequence ATGAGCCGACCAAAACGCTGCATCTCCTTGTCTGACACCGAGAAACTTACTTTACAGGAAGCCATCAAAAACCACCCTAAGTACGAGTTTAGACGGGCTTGTCAAGCATTACTTTGGAGTCATAAAGGCTTCTCGGCCAAAGAGGTAGCAGGCCACACCGAAGTCTCCCAGCATTCGGTTGGCAAGTGGCTTTCTGCCTGGCAAGAACTGGGTTTGGTCGGGCTCATGCGCCAAAAAGGGCAAGGCAGAAAACCCCTAGCTAGCTAG
- a CDS encoding DUF2141 domain-containing protein, protein MKTVLFSAALLAATLTAKAQTYTLTVKLGEFKAPSGTIFIALQAPDQKQVQRQAVPLNTKDATVVFQNVPEGTYAVRFFHDVNNNRELDRGMFGIPKEEWGCSNNVKASMGPPKFEDMLFQFTTDKTIALRVN, encoded by the coding sequence ATGAAAACTGTCTTATTTTCGGCTGCTCTGCTGGCCGCTACACTGACCGCGAAGGCTCAGACCTACACGTTGACCGTGAAACTGGGTGAGTTTAAAGCCCCCTCCGGCACCATCTTTATTGCGTTGCAAGCCCCTGACCAGAAGCAGGTGCAGCGTCAGGCGGTACCGTTGAATACCAAAGATGCCACGGTTGTATTTCAGAATGTACCGGAAGGCACGTATGCGGTTCGGTTTTTTCACGACGTGAACAACAATCGGGAACTCGACCGGGGCATGTTCGGCATACCCAAAGAGGAGTGGGGCTGCTCCAACAACGTAAAAGCGAGCATGGGTCCCCCCAAGTTTGAAGATATGTTGTTCCAATTCACCACCGACAAAACCATCGCCCTCCGCGTCAATTAA
- a CDS encoding transposase, with protein MAKWHEKVRQAGFKTFNTVARSIQNHYETILNYFDNRSTNASAESFNAKIKAFRSQFRGVRNIEFFLYRLTQLYA; from the coding sequence TTGGCCAAATGGCATGAAAAAGTACGCCAAGCGGGATTCAAAACTTTCAACACCGTGGCCCGTTCTATCCAAAATCATTATGAAACGATTCTCAACTACTTTGACAACCGCAGTACCAACGCTTCAGCCGAGTCGTTCAATGCGAAGATCAAAGCATTTCGAAGTCAATTCCGCGGGGTGCGAAACATCGAATTCTTTCTGTACCGCCTAACTCAGTTATATGCTTAA
- a CDS encoding NADP-dependent oxidoreductase — MKNTQIRLINRPLGALKVTDFLVDRSDIPPLAPNEVLVKNLYLSIDPAMRSWVSGGKSYIDSVPIGEVMRAMGTGVVIESRHADFVPGQHVYAGLGMQAFSHLTEERLNRPLFGSQLTIIDAALPLPTYLGALGISGMTAYFGLLRIGQLQPGETVVISGAAGGVGTIAGQIARLKGCRVVGITSSDEKCKALVDAFGFDAGLNYKAGKLTNQLATACPEGIDVFFDNVGGDVLNAALGHLRPGGRVVLSGAVSQYNNMRFMQGPANYLALIVNRARMEGFVFTDFANEFEHARAEIQGWIKAGLLNADTHVIPGSVDSFVALVDQLFSGQNMGKMVLEVHDN; from the coding sequence ATGAAAAATACCCAGATTCGTCTGATAAACCGTCCTTTGGGTGCGCTCAAAGTAACCGATTTTTTGGTTGACCGGAGCGACATTCCCCCATTGGCGCCTAATGAAGTACTGGTTAAAAATCTATATCTGTCCATTGACCCCGCTATGCGTAGCTGGGTGAGTGGTGGTAAATCGTACATCGACTCGGTGCCCATTGGCGAGGTCATGCGGGCAATGGGTACGGGCGTGGTTATAGAATCGCGGCACGCTGACTTTGTGCCGGGCCAGCATGTGTATGCCGGTCTGGGCATGCAGGCATTTTCACACCTTACCGAGGAACGGCTCAACAGGCCGCTTTTCGGATCGCAACTGACGATTATCGATGCCGCCCTTCCGTTGCCGACTTATCTGGGCGCCCTGGGGATATCGGGCATGACCGCTTACTTTGGGCTGTTGCGGATAGGGCAGCTCCAGCCGGGCGAAACGGTGGTTATCTCCGGTGCGGCAGGTGGCGTAGGAACCATTGCCGGGCAGATTGCCCGGCTGAAAGGGTGCCGGGTCGTTGGAATTACCAGCAGCGATGAGAAGTGTAAGGCGCTGGTCGATGCGTTTGGTTTTGATGCAGGATTAAACTACAAAGCGGGCAAGCTAACGAACCAACTGGCCACTGCCTGTCCGGAAGGAATCGACGTATTCTTCGATAATGTTGGCGGAGACGTACTCAACGCGGCCCTTGGCCATCTGCGTCCTGGCGGCCGGGTAGTGCTGTCGGGGGCTGTTTCTCAATACAACAATATGCGCTTCATGCAGGGGCCAGCCAATTACTTAGCACTGATCGTTAATCGGGCCCGCATGGAAGGATTTGTTTTTACGGATTTTGCAAACGAATTTGAGCATGCCCGTGCCGAAATTCAAGGCTGGATTAAAGCTGGGCTGTTAAATGCCGATACGCACGTCATACCCGGTAGTGTAGATAGTTTCGTAGCGTTGGTCGATCAACTATTCAGCGGTCAGAATATGGGCAAAATGGTTCTTGAAGTTCACGATAACTAA
- a CDS encoding FAD-dependent oxidoreductase → MMVTQGKTIAIVGGGPGGLTLARLLQMRGATVIVYERDVKKDARVQGATLDLHDESGLKALKQAGLLEAFKAHYRPGADKVRLVDKHATIVFDEHTAPDKETFGHEAFRPEIDRGPLRKLLLESLQPDTVVWNSQFLSMTQLGSAWKLDFQNGTSTQADIVIAADGANSKIRPFITPIKPFYAGITVVEGSVYDAETTVPGIYSLLKGGKVFAVDDSKTLIVSAKGDGSLAFYTGCKTNEHWAQSSNINFADNAQVLAWFKQEFSGWDSVWWELFDNDKAQFMPRPQYCMPVDQTWDALPNLTMLGDAAHLMPPYAGEGVNMAMLDALELSECLTSTGFPDVKTAIEVYENQMRARASETAQLTLEQTEALHSPNAMATMMAIFD, encoded by the coding sequence ATGATGGTAACGCAAGGTAAAACAATAGCTATAGTCGGCGGTGGGCCCGGTGGTCTGACGCTGGCAAGACTCTTACAGATGCGCGGGGCAACTGTAATCGTATATGAACGGGATGTAAAAAAGGATGCCCGCGTACAGGGCGCTACGCTCGATCTGCACGATGAATCGGGTCTGAAAGCCCTCAAACAGGCCGGTTTACTGGAAGCCTTTAAAGCACACTACCGACCCGGCGCAGACAAGGTCAGGCTCGTCGATAAACACGCAACAATCGTTTTTGACGAACATACGGCCCCGGATAAAGAAACATTCGGGCATGAAGCCTTTCGGCCGGAAATTGACCGTGGACCATTGCGAAAACTATTGCTGGAGTCCTTACAACCCGATACAGTCGTCTGGAACAGCCAATTTCTATCCATGACGCAACTAGGGAGTGCATGGAAACTTGACTTTCAGAATGGCACATCTACCCAAGCCGATATTGTTATAGCCGCCGATGGTGCCAACTCGAAGATACGCCCGTTCATTACACCTATAAAACCCTTTTATGCCGGTATTACCGTTGTGGAAGGAAGTGTATATGACGCCGAAACCACCGTTCCGGGTATTTATTCGCTCTTGAAAGGGGGTAAGGTGTTCGCTGTGGATGACAGCAAAACGCTTATTGTCAGTGCCAAAGGGGATGGGAGCCTAGCGTTCTATACGGGCTGTAAAACGAATGAGCATTGGGCACAGTCAAGCAACATCAATTTCGCCGATAACGCGCAGGTGCTGGCCTGGTTCAAGCAGGAGTTTTCGGGCTGGGACAGTGTTTGGTGGGAGTTATTTGACAATGACAAGGCGCAGTTTATGCCTCGCCCGCAATACTGCATGCCGGTAGACCAAACCTGGGATGCGCTGCCGAATTTGACCATGCTGGGCGATGCGGCACACCTGATGCCACCCTATGCGGGAGAGGGCGTAAACATGGCCATGCTCGATGCGCTGGAGTTGAGCGAGTGCCTGACCAGTACTGGTTTCCCGGATGTGAAAACAGCCATTGAGGTGTATGAAAATCAGATGCGGGCAAGAGCTTCTGAGACGGCCCAACTAACATTGGAGCAAACAGAAGCCCTGCACTCACCCAATGCAATGGCTACGATGATGGCAATTTTCGACTAG